A single genomic interval of Heliangelus exortis chromosome 11, bHelExo1.hap1, whole genome shotgun sequence harbors:
- the PIERCE2 gene encoding piercer of microtubule wall 2 protein isoform X1: protein MAGTAGRAAQGARSAPAEARSPGFSLPDTKQRLPRPQRPRGLHRAPGSPSAPRGRRSPQETARRGQAGRRQPTPRPGPTAYLSAAPSGARHGRETTAAAAAGDAVKNNTDPPGPAPARRRLPQHPGQGSPPPAAASQPARSANYSTRHAPRREACPAPPVPGVPAAMATPRRRARAQRLRCPGTAAAAQRWTEA from the exons ATGGCCGGCACGGCGGGGCGCGCAGCCCAAGGCGCCCGCTCGGCTCCCGCAGAGGCGCGGAGCCCCGGTTTCTCGCTCCCTGACACCAAACAGCGGCTGCCCCGGCCCCAGCGCCCCCGGGGGCTTCACCGCGCTCCGGGCAGCCCCTCCGCGCCGCGGGGCCGCCGCTCTCCTCAGGAGACTGCGCGGCGAGGCCAGGCCGGAAGGCGCCAACCCACGCCCCGGCCCGGTCCCACCGCCTACCTGAGCGCGGCCCCGAGCGGGGCCCGGCACGGACGAGAAACCaccgctgctgctgccgccggtGACGCCGTCAAAAACAACACCGACCCGCCCGGGCCGGCGCCTGCGCGGCGGCGGCTCCCGCAGCACCCTGGCCAGGGTAGTCCGCCCCCAGCCGCCGCCTCTCAGCCCGCCCGCTCCGCGAACTACAGTACCCGGCATGCACCGCGGCGAGAGGCCTGCCCCGCCCCGCCGGTCCCCGGGGTTCCCGCCGCTATGGCAACGCCGCGCCGCCGAGCTCGGGCCCAGCGGCTGCGGTGCCCCGGGACGGCGGCAGCGG CACAGCGTTGGACTGAAGCCTGA